ACGCCGACCTGCTCGATGATGCGCGCGAAGAACGGCGTCGCGCGCGCGCCGTCGATGTCGGTCGGGTTGAAGAGGAGGTGCTTCAGCTCGCCCTGCTCGAAGAACTGCACCAGCGTACAGCGGTGGGTCATCGTGACGAGCGGCGCCGGCGCGATCGCCGCCGCCCAGAACGCGTAGCGCGTCGGATACGCGAGCGTCGTGAGCGGCAGCGTCCGCACCGCGACGCAGCGCGGCCCTCCCGCGAAGCGCTCGCGCAGCCCCTCCGCCGCGCGCTTCACCGCGCGGAGCTGCGGCCCGTGCCCGCTCGTGCGCCAGGCCTCGTCGAGATCGCGGATGCGCATCAACGTCATGCGCGAGAGCCTACCAGCCTGCGCGGACCGTGGTAGCGTCGCACGGCGAATGCCGAAGCGGCACCGACCGGGGACGAGCGCGGCCAGCATCTTGCGCCACGTCGAGGACATCGTGCTCGCGACGAGCGGGGAAGACGCGTTCGAGCTCGTCTACGCCGTCGCGGCCGCGCGGCTCGTGAGCAAGAAGCAGGCGCTCGGCCCCGCCATCACCGAGGCCGGCAGGCGACTCGAGCTCGGCCGCATCGCCGATCGCGCGCTGCTCGCCCGCGTCGACGGCATCCTCGAAGGCGCCCTCACCGACGAGAGCGTGCTCGACGCGATCTTCGAGTCCCTCGTCCCCCGCGTCGCGAAGGCGGACAAGGGGCAGTACTTCACGCCGCGTCACGTCGTCGACTTCATCGTCCGGATGGTGGCGCCGCGTCCGGGCGAGCTCCTCGTCGATCCCGCCTGCGGTTCGGGCGCGTTCCTGTCGCGCGCGCGCGCGTTCGGCGCGAGGACGCGCGGCGTCGACCTCGACGGCCGCGCGGTGCGCGTCGCGCGGCTCCTCGCGATCGCGGGCGGCGCCGACGCGGAGTCGGTCGCGCGCGCGGACGGGCTGCAGAAGGAGTCCGACCTCGTCCCCGCCGACAAACGCGCGCTCGCGGACGTGGTCGCGACGAACCCGCCGTTCGCGGGCCGCGCCGCGGCGGACGGCTTCTCCGTCGCCGACGTCGTGCGCACGCCGGAGCGCGACGTGCTGTTCCTCGAGCGCGCGCTCGACGTCTTGAAGCCCGGCGGCCGCCTCGGCATCGTCCTCCCCTACAACAAGGCGAGCGGCGGCGCCTACGCGAGCATGCGCCGCTGGCTCTTCGAGCGCGCGCGCGTGCTCGCCGTCGTCGGCTTGCCGCGCGAGACGTTCCTCCCCCACACGTCGCAGCGCACCTTCGTCCTCTTCGCGCAGAAGCGCCGCTCGGCGAAGGAGATCGCGCAAGCCGACGAGCGCACGATGTTCGTGATCAGCGAGCGCGCGGGCAAGGACACCGGCGGCGAGCCGATCCACGACGCGACGGGGAAGCTCGACCACGACCTCGACGACGTCGCGAGCGAGCTCGCGCCGTTCCTCCGCGCCGCCGACTTCGGGCGCGAGCCGAAGCCGCGCAAGGCGGCGCGCCTCGCGGAGGCGTCGCCGTGAAGGTCGTCGTCCGCGCCCTC
This region of Labilithrix sp. genomic DNA includes:
- a CDS encoding N-6 DNA methylase — its product is MPKRHRPGTSAASILRHVEDIVLATSGEDAFELVYAVAAARLVSKKQALGPAITEAGRRLELGRIADRALLARVDGILEGALTDESVLDAIFESLVPRVAKADKGQYFTPRHVVDFIVRMVAPRPGELLVDPACGSGAFLSRARAFGARTRGVDLDGRAVRVARLLAIAGGADAESVARADGLQKESDLVPADKRALADVVATNPPFAGRAAADGFSVADVVRTPERDVLFLERALDVLKPGGRLGIVLPYNKASGGAYASMRRWLFERARVLAVVGLPRETFLPHTSQRTFVLFAQKRRSAKEIAQADERTMFVISERAGKDTGGEPIHDATGKLDHDLDDVASELAPFLRAADFGREPKPRKAARLAEASP